One segment of Pelecanus crispus isolate bPelCri1 chromosome 2, bPelCri1.pri, whole genome shotgun sequence DNA contains the following:
- the OTUD6B gene encoding deubiquitinase OTUD6B isoform X1 translates to MEGSGDEEPGAEGPLQQLVKRQRKEKRELQAKIQGMKNAVPKNDKKRRKQLADEVGKLEAELEQKHKEELKQLKEASPEQNKTDSIADGVANLELEGVEQQIQHPRISKAQKRREKKAALEKEREERIAEAEIANLTGARHLESQKLASLLAARHLEIKQIPSDGHCMYRAIEDQLKDRQNSWTVATLRNQTAKYMQSHFDDFLPFLTNPSTGDMYSREEFEKYCDDIANTASWGGQLELRALSHILQTPIEVVQMDSPPIIVGEEYSGKPIILVYMRHAYGLGEHYNSVKLVTDAATENGS, encoded by the exons ATGGAGGGCTCCGGGGACGAGGAGCCGGGGGCCGAGGGGCCGCTGCAGCAGCTGGTGAAGCGGCAGCGCAAGGAGAAGCGGGAGCTCCAGG CAAAAATTCAAGGCATGAAAAACGCTGTTCCCAAGAATGATAAAAAGAGGCGAAAACAGCTGGCTGATGAAGTTGGCAAACTAGAGGCAGAACTTGAACAGAAGCACAAGGAAGAAttaaagcagctgaaggaagcTTCACCTGAGCAGAATAAG acagATTCTATAGCTGATGGGGTTGCAAATTTAGAGCTTGAAGGAGTAGAGCAACAGATTCAGCATCCTCGAATATCAAAAGCACAGAAGAGGCGG gaaaaaaaagctgccttggagaaggaaagagaagaaaggataGCTGAAGCTGAGATAGCAAATTTAACGGGTGCTAGACATCTTGAAAGTCAGAAACTTGCCTCCCTGTTGGCAGCAAGGCACTTAGAGATTAAACAGATCCCTTCAGATGGCCATTGCATGTACAGAGCTATTGAAGATCAGCTCAAGGATCGTCAAAATTCCTGGACTGTTGCAACTTTGAGGAACCAAACAGCAAAGTATATGCAAAGTCACTTTGATGACTTCCTGCCGTTTCTTACAAACCCTAGTACTGGAGACATGTATAGCAGAG aggaatttgaaaaatactgtgatGATATAGCAAATACAGCTTCATGGGGTGGACAGCTGGAA CTAAGGGCTTTGTCGCACATTTTGCAAACACCTATTGAAGTAGTGCAGATGGATTCCCCCCCCATTATTGTTGGTGAAGAATATTCAGGCAAACCAATAATACTTGT gtatATGAGACATGCCTATGGATTAGGAGAACATTACAATTCTGTAAAACTTGTAACAGATGCTGCTACAGAAAACGGCAGCTAG
- the OTUD6B gene encoding deubiquitinase OTUD6B isoform X3 has product MKNAVPKNDKKRRKQLADEVGKLEAELEQKHKEELKQLKEASPEQNKTDSIADGVANLELEGVEQQIQHPRISKAQKRREKKAALEKEREERIAEAEIANLTGARHLESQKLASLLAARHLEIKQIPSDGHCMYRAIEDQLKDRQNSWTVATLRNQTAKYMQSHFDDFLPFLTNPSTGDMYSREEFEKYCDDIANTASWGGQLELRALSHILQTPIEVVQMDSPPIIVGEEYSGKPIILVYMRHAYGLGEHYNSVKLVTDAATENGS; this is encoded by the exons ATGAAAAACGCTGTTCCCAAGAATGATAAAAAGAGGCGAAAACAGCTGGCTGATGAAGTTGGCAAACTAGAGGCAGAACTTGAACAGAAGCACAAGGAAGAAttaaagcagctgaaggaagcTTCACCTGAGCAGAATAAG acagATTCTATAGCTGATGGGGTTGCAAATTTAGAGCTTGAAGGAGTAGAGCAACAGATTCAGCATCCTCGAATATCAAAAGCACAGAAGAGGCGG gaaaaaaaagctgccttggagaaggaaagagaagaaaggataGCTGAAGCTGAGATAGCAAATTTAACGGGTGCTAGACATCTTGAAAGTCAGAAACTTGCCTCCCTGTTGGCAGCAAGGCACTTAGAGATTAAACAGATCCCTTCAGATGGCCATTGCATGTACAGAGCTATTGAAGATCAGCTCAAGGATCGTCAAAATTCCTGGACTGTTGCAACTTTGAGGAACCAAACAGCAAAGTATATGCAAAGTCACTTTGATGACTTCCTGCCGTTTCTTACAAACCCTAGTACTGGAGACATGTATAGCAGAG aggaatttgaaaaatactgtgatGATATAGCAAATACAGCTTCATGGGGTGGACAGCTGGAA CTAAGGGCTTTGTCGCACATTTTGCAAACACCTATTGAAGTAGTGCAGATGGATTCCCCCCCCATTATTGTTGGTGAAGAATATTCAGGCAAACCAATAATACTTGT gtatATGAGACATGCCTATGGATTAGGAGAACATTACAATTCTGTAAAACTTGTAACAGATGCTGCTACAGAAAACGGCAGCTAG
- the OTUD6B gene encoding deubiquitinase OTUD6B isoform X2 produces MEGSGDEEPGAEGPLQQLVKRQRKEKRELQAKIQGMKNAVPKNDKKRRKQLADEVGKLEAELEQKHKEELKQLKEASPEQNKVDSIADGVANLELEGVEQQIQHPRISKAQKRREKKAALEKEREERIAEAEIANLTGARHLESQKLASLLAARHLEIKQIPSDGHCMYRAIEDQLKDRQNSWTVATLRNQTAKYMQSHFDDFLPFLTNPSTGDMYSREEFEKYCDDIANTASWGGQLELRALSHILQTPIEVVQMDSPPIIVGEEYSGKPIILVYMRHAYGLGEHYNSVKLVTDAATENGS; encoded by the exons ATGGAGGGCTCCGGGGACGAGGAGCCGGGGGCCGAGGGGCCGCTGCAGCAGCTGGTGAAGCGGCAGCGCAAGGAGAAGCGGGAGCTCCAGG CAAAAATTCAAGGCATGAAAAACGCTGTTCCCAAGAATGATAAAAAGAGGCGAAAACAGCTGGCTGATGAAGTTGGCAAACTAGAGGCAGAACTTGAACAGAAGCACAAGGAAGAAttaaagcagctgaaggaagcTTCACCTGAGCAGAATAAGGTAG ATTCTATAGCTGATGGGGTTGCAAATTTAGAGCTTGAAGGAGTAGAGCAACAGATTCAGCATCCTCGAATATCAAAAGCACAGAAGAGGCGG gaaaaaaaagctgccttggagaaggaaagagaagaaaggataGCTGAAGCTGAGATAGCAAATTTAACGGGTGCTAGACATCTTGAAAGTCAGAAACTTGCCTCCCTGTTGGCAGCAAGGCACTTAGAGATTAAACAGATCCCTTCAGATGGCCATTGCATGTACAGAGCTATTGAAGATCAGCTCAAGGATCGTCAAAATTCCTGGACTGTTGCAACTTTGAGGAACCAAACAGCAAAGTATATGCAAAGTCACTTTGATGACTTCCTGCCGTTTCTTACAAACCCTAGTACTGGAGACATGTATAGCAGAG aggaatttgaaaaatactgtgatGATATAGCAAATACAGCTTCATGGGGTGGACAGCTGGAA CTAAGGGCTTTGTCGCACATTTTGCAAACACCTATTGAAGTAGTGCAGATGGATTCCCCCCCCATTATTGTTGGTGAAGAATATTCAGGCAAACCAATAATACTTGT gtatATGAGACATGCCTATGGATTAGGAGAACATTACAATTCTGTAAAACTTGTAACAGATGCTGCTACAGAAAACGGCAGCTAG